One stretch of Planococcus sp. PAMC 21323 DNA includes these proteins:
- a CDS encoding glycine betaine ABC transporter substrate-binding protein, producing MKKFLFLAMIALLATVLVACGSDNEEANGDAEKAEQKTITFGVTPWTSTVPPTKVAGLILKDMGYEVEETSADAGSVYTGLSRGDLDVFMDAWVPMHQSYLDKYEDDISSVSVSYPDGETGWTVPAYMEDINSVEDLKGREAEFGNKFYGIEAGAGATIESNEILEAYEFDMTQVNSSEGGMLAQAQKMMASEEPVVFYGWRPHTMFNKYDLKVLTNEKGFFETSSVEVITNNELKENAPEAYEFLSNWSITIDDVEEMIVKIEEGGDPEEVAQEWIDNNQDKVDEMLGK from the coding sequence ATGAAAAAGTTTTTATTCTTAGCAATGATAGCATTGCTCGCAACAGTTTTAGTAGCATGTGGTTCTGATAACGAAGAGGCGAATGGAGACGCTGAAAAGGCTGAACAAAAAACAATCACTTTCGGTGTAACACCATGGACGAGTACGGTCCCACCAACTAAAGTTGCTGGATTAATCTTGAAAGACATGGGTTATGAAGTAGAAGAAACAAGTGCGGATGCAGGAAGTGTTTACACTGGTTTGTCTCGCGGCGATCTTGATGTATTTATGGATGCATGGGTACCGATGCACCAAAGTTATCTTGATAAATACGAAGATGATATTTCAAGTGTTTCAGTAAGTTACCCAGATGGTGAAACAGGTTGGACAGTTCCAGCTTATATGGAAGATATCAATTCAGTTGAAGACTTAAAAGGTCGCGAAGCTGAATTTGGTAACAAGTTTTACGGAATTGAAGCAGGAGCAGGAGCTACAATTGAAAGTAACGAAATTCTTGAAGCCTATGAATTTGATATGACTCAAGTAAATTCTTCAGAGGGTGGTATGTTAGCTCAAGCTCAAAAAATGATGGCAAGCGAAGAGCCAGTTGTCTTTTACGGCTGGAGACCACATACAATGTTTAATAAATATGACTTGAAAGTATTAACGAATGAAAAAGGATTTTTCGAAACGTCTTCAGTTGAAGTCATCACAAACAACGAATTAAAAGAAAATGCACCAGAAGCTTATGAGTTCTTAAGCAACTGGAGTATTACAATTGATGATGTGGAAGAAATGATTGTGAAAATTGAAGAAGGTGGAGATCCTGAAGAAGTTGCACAAGAATGGATCGACAACAATCAAGACAAAGTAGATGAAATGTTAGGTAAGTAA
- a CDS encoding ABC transporter permease — protein sequence MNYFTLPIEDWTNRFVDDWLLPVTGDFFDSISDSLRTFVDGVTNLLIAAPPELLVLILVLIAWKFSGKGLALFALIGSLYLGSVDLWEAAMQTVAIVIVSTLISVIIGIPLGILAATNKTMASIVRPILDFMQTLPSFVYLIPAILLFGLGNVPAVIATFVFATPPAVRMTTLGILQVPADVVEASKAFGSTKWQLLYKVQLPLAMPSIMAGINQTMMLALSMAVIASMIGAPGLGSVVLEGISTVNVGLGLTGGLGIVVLAIVMDRITQGLVSKK from the coding sequence ATGAACTATTTCACATTACCCATTGAAGATTGGACAAACCGATTTGTAGATGATTGGCTTTTGCCAGTTACAGGTGATTTTTTTGACAGCATTAGTGACAGTCTTCGAACGTTTGTTGATGGAGTAACAAATTTATTAATCGCAGCTCCTCCGGAATTACTTGTCCTAATTCTTGTCCTAATTGCTTGGAAGTTTTCAGGTAAAGGACTGGCGCTATTCGCATTAATAGGTAGCTTATATTTAGGATCTGTTGACCTATGGGAAGCAGCAATGCAGACAGTAGCCATTGTTATCGTTTCTACGCTAATATCGGTCATTATTGGTATTCCACTTGGGATATTAGCGGCCACCAATAAAACGATGGCTAGTATCGTCCGACCAATTTTGGACTTTATGCAGACATTGCCAAGTTTTGTGTATTTAATACCAGCGATTTTATTATTTGGCCTGGGGAATGTTCCAGCAGTAATCGCAACTTTTGTTTTTGCTACGCCACCAGCAGTTCGTATGACAACACTTGGAATTCTACAAGTTCCAGCAGATGTAGTAGAAGCATCAAAAGCGTTCGGATCAACGAAATGGCAGTTGCTTTATAAAGTTCAATTGCCACTGGCTATGCCTTCTATTATGGCCGGTATTAACCAAACAATGATGCTTGCCCTATCAATGGCAGTTATCGCATCTATGATTGGAGCTCCAGGATTGGGCTCAGTCGTTCTTGAAGGTATTTCGACCGTAAACGTTGGCCTTGGTCTAACAGGCGGTTTAGGTATTGTTGTTTTAGCGATTGTGATGGATCGAATTACTCAAGGATTAGTTTCAAAAAAATAA
- a CDS encoding quaternary amine ABC transporter ATP-binding protein, whose amino-acid sequence MKKIEVNNLTKIFGSNPQQGLKRLLNGEQKEDILAETGMTVGVNQASFSVEAGEFFVIMGLSGSGKSTLIRLVNRLIEPTSGEVLIDGQNIVEMGKNDLIETRRKKLGMVFQQFGLFPHRTVLQNVAYGLEIQGVKKEERNKRAQKSIEDVGLQGYEQSYPKELSGGMQQRVGLARALANDSDILLMDEAFSALDPLIRKEMQDELLNLQNKLGKTVLFITHDLDEALKLGDRIAIMKNGEIVQVGTADEILENPANEYVSNFVKDVDRSKVLMASHVMKKPAVHMMDKSGALAAVRKMEEAGASSIFVVDKENNFKGLLTIDNAINAYKKELALETVLIEDIHEIAPDTPLNDLFGVAVEAKYPLAVVENGKLLGIVSRVSILSGLVLGKEEVTTS is encoded by the coding sequence ATGAAAAAGATAGAAGTGAATAACCTAACTAAAATTTTCGGCTCTAATCCACAACAGGGGTTAAAAAGACTTCTGAACGGTGAACAAAAAGAAGACATTTTAGCTGAAACTGGCATGACAGTAGGCGTTAACCAAGCATCTTTTTCAGTAGAAGCTGGTGAATTCTTCGTCATTATGGGATTGTCAGGGAGCGGTAAATCAACATTGATTCGTTTAGTAAATCGATTGATTGAGCCGACTTCAGGTGAAGTATTGATTGATGGGCAAAATATTGTTGAAATGGGCAAGAACGATTTAATTGAAACAAGACGTAAAAAACTAGGCATGGTATTTCAACAGTTTGGATTATTTCCACACCGAACGGTCTTGCAAAATGTTGCTTATGGCCTTGAAATTCAAGGAGTCAAAAAAGAAGAACGAAATAAGCGCGCTCAAAAGTCGATAGAGGATGTTGGCTTGCAAGGATACGAACAAAGTTATCCGAAAGAATTGAGTGGCGGAATGCAGCAACGTGTTGGATTAGCGCGAGCACTTGCTAATGATTCGGATATTCTGTTAATGGATGAAGCATTTAGTGCACTGGATCCATTGATTCGTAAAGAAATGCAAGACGAATTGCTAAATCTACAGAACAAATTAGGGAAAACAGTTTTGTTCATTACACATGACTTAGATGAAGCGTTGAAATTAGGAGACCGTATCGCGATTATGAAAAATGGTGAAATTGTTCAAGTAGGAACGGCCGATGAAATATTGGAAAACCCTGCAAATGAATATGTTTCGAACTTTGTTAAAGATGTGGATCGTTCGAAAGTTCTTATGGCTTCTCATGTTATGAAAAAGCCTGCGGTTCATATGATGGATAAGAGCGGAGCGTTAGCAGCTGTTCGCAAGATGGAAGAAGCAGGAGCTTCAAGTATCTTTGTAGTAGACAAAGAAAACAATTTCAAAGGATTACTAACAATTGATAATGCCATTAACGCTTATAAAAAAGAGTTGGCACTTGAAACGGTATTAATAGAAGATATTCATGAGATTGCTCCAGATACCCCTTTAAATGACCTCTTTGGTGTTGCTGTCGAAGCGAAATATCCACTGGCAGTAGTTGAGAACGGAAAATTACTCGGAATTGTATCACGGGTTTCTATTCTTTCCGGCTTAGTCTTAGGGAAAGAAGAGGTGACGACATCATGA
- a CDS encoding thioesterase family protein translates to MVESSFLYEEKVQSEWVDYNGHMNDAAYAKVFSQATDSFIDFLGLTEDVRNQLNYTIFTLETHLCYLKEVHEQDSLAIEVRLLDNDAKRLHTFLTMTNSAGELVATSEQMWMGMDSAQGKPAPFPEKVATIIERLALKQKELPIPKQAGRKIGFR, encoded by the coding sequence ATGGTGGAATCATCTTTTCTATATGAAGAAAAGGTTCAAAGTGAATGGGTTGATTACAATGGCCATATGAACGATGCGGCCTATGCAAAAGTATTTAGTCAAGCGACAGACAGCTTTATCGATTTTCTAGGATTGACTGAAGATGTTCGAAATCAGCTCAATTACACCATTTTCACTCTGGAAACACATTTATGTTATTTAAAAGAAGTCCACGAACAGGACAGCTTGGCAATCGAAGTAAGGTTGTTGGATAACGATGCCAAAAGATTGCATACCTTCCTGACAATGACTAACTCAGCTGGCGAATTGGTCGCTACAAGTGAGCAAATGTGGATGGGCATGGATTCTGCTCAAGGAAAACCAGCTCCATTTCCAGAAAAGGTAGCTACAATAATAGAAAGACTTGCACTAAAACAAAAAGAGTTGCCGATACCCAAACAAGCAGGTAGAAAAATCGGCTTTCGTTGA
- a CDS encoding L-carnitine dehydrogenase: MSEHVSQFKKVAVVGTGVIGNGWIARFLAQGFDVIAFDPAEGAQERTQKALDQAWPSLEKIGLAEGADRNRLTFMPTIEEAVSDADLIQENVPEREDLKKSVLASIDTYAKVDAIIGSSTSGIMPSVLQEGLKHPERLIVAHPFNPVYILPLVELVAGSKTDANIVERAKNFYASVGMKPLIIQKEIEGHLADRLMEALWREALHLVNDGVATTEEVDAAIIYGAGLRWAQMGPFLTFHLAGGEKGMRHMLEQFGPALKLPWTKLEAPELTDELKEKVITGCESHANDSTIAELENKRNEFLVELLDLVESYWPETTAAK, encoded by the coding sequence ATGAGCGAGCATGTATCTCAGTTTAAAAAAGTAGCCGTAGTTGGTACGGGCGTAATCGGAAATGGTTGGATTGCCCGCTTTCTAGCTCAAGGCTTTGATGTGATTGCATTTGACCCTGCCGAAGGCGCACAAGAACGAACGCAAAAAGCTTTAGATCAAGCATGGCCATCTTTAGAAAAAATTGGATTAGCAGAAGGCGCAGATCGGAACCGACTGACCTTTATGCCAACAATTGAAGAAGCGGTTAGTGACGCTGATTTAATCCAAGAAAATGTACCGGAACGAGAAGACTTGAAAAAATCTGTATTGGCTAGCATTGACACATATGCGAAAGTAGATGCGATTATTGGGTCGAGTACATCAGGAATTATGCCGAGTGTGTTACAAGAAGGATTAAAACACCCAGAACGGTTGATCGTAGCTCATCCGTTCAATCCGGTATATATATTGCCGTTAGTTGAACTGGTAGCAGGGAGCAAAACGGATGCAAATATTGTAGAACGCGCTAAAAACTTCTACGCAAGTGTGGGTATGAAACCGTTAATCATTCAAAAAGAAATTGAAGGTCACTTGGCGGACCGGTTAATGGAAGCCTTATGGCGTGAAGCATTGCACCTAGTAAATGACGGGGTTGCTACTACAGAAGAAGTAGATGCTGCTATTATTTACGGAGCGGGTCTGCGTTGGGCTCAAATGGGACCGTTCCTAACATTCCACCTTGCTGGTGGCGAAAAAGGAATGCGCCATATGCTCGAGCAATTTGGACCAGCATTAAAATTGCCTTGGACCAAGCTCGAAGCGCCAGAATTAACAGATGAACTAAAAGAAAAAGTGATAACGGGCTGTGAAAGTCATGCAAATGACAGCACGATTGCCGAATTAGAAAACAAACGCAATGAATTCTTAGTAGAGTTACTGGATTTGGTCGAATCTTATTGGCCAGAAACAACAGCGGCAAAATAA
- a CDS encoding 3-keto-5-aminohexanoate cleavage protein: protein MTQKVLLTAAVTGAGDTVGKNKYVPVTPKEIADSAIESAKAGATVAHVHARDPKTGGISHDLDHYKEIIERIRESETDVIINITSGGGGDFIPNLSNPSTGGEGTDMQTPKERHEPVGSLLPEMCTLDCGSVNFGDMVYMSPTEWLREQARLIQESGVKPELECFDTGHLRFAKQLIAEGLIDGDPMFQFCLGIPWGAEADEETMMYMKNRIPENAHWSAFGIGRMQMPILEMAAQHGGNVRVGLEDNLYLGKGVFATNEQLVDQAVTKLHAANVEVMTPQEARIHFNLRNPYGGGK, encoded by the coding sequence ATGACACAAAAAGTTTTATTAACAGCAGCAGTAACAGGTGCTGGTGACACAGTCGGCAAGAACAAATACGTTCCTGTCACTCCAAAAGAAATCGCAGATTCAGCCATTGAATCAGCAAAAGCAGGCGCAACGGTTGCGCACGTTCATGCACGTGATCCAAAAACAGGTGGCATTAGCCATGATTTAGATCACTATAAAGAAATCATCGAACGAATTCGTGAATCTGAAACCGATGTAATTATAAATATCACTTCAGGAGGGGGCGGAGACTTTATCCCTAATCTTTCAAATCCATCAACTGGTGGCGAAGGAACAGATATGCAAACACCTAAAGAAAGACACGAACCGGTGGGCAGTTTGCTTCCGGAAATGTGTACGTTAGACTGCGGAAGCGTCAACTTTGGGGATATGGTTTACATGAGTCCGACTGAATGGTTACGTGAACAAGCAAGATTGATACAAGAAAGTGGCGTAAAGCCTGAATTAGAGTGTTTTGATACAGGGCATTTACGTTTTGCAAAACAATTGATTGCTGAAGGTTTGATCGATGGCGATCCAATGTTTCAATTTTGTCTAGGTATCCCGTGGGGAGCTGAAGCAGATGAAGAAACGATGATGTATATGAAAAATCGTATTCCCGAAAACGCTCACTGGTCAGCATTTGGTATAGGTCGCATGCAAATGCCGATTTTGGAAATGGCTGCACAGCATGGTGGGAACGTTCGTGTAGGACTTGAAGACAATCTGTATTTAGGAAAAGGCGTTTTTGCAACAAATGAGCAATTGGTTGATCAAGCCGTAACTAAATTACATGCAGCGAATGTCGAAGTAATGACACCTCAGGAAGCGCGGATTCATTTTAACTTGCGAAACCCTTACGGAGGTGGAAAATAA
- a CDS encoding TetR/AcrR family transcriptional regulator: MARATRKIEILHAASKIVSERGIFNLTLEAVAIEAGVSKGGLLYHFPSKEALVKGMVEHLAGNYREKIAASVEESTQENGKWISSYADVTFNNPYPNKEMHAGLLAAKAVNSDLLDPIRDLYNEWQAAIEDDGIDPVKATIIRLATDGIWLSELFDIHHLGEDKKKEIYLKLKNWINE; the protein is encoded by the coding sequence ATGGCTAGAGCAACTAGAAAAATTGAGATTCTTCATGCTGCATCAAAAATCGTCAGTGAACGTGGTATTTTCAATTTGACGTTAGAAGCAGTGGCGATTGAAGCGGGAGTCAGTAAAGGTGGATTACTTTATCATTTTCCATCTAAAGAAGCATTAGTTAAGGGAATGGTTGAGCATTTAGCAGGAAATTACCGAGAAAAAATTGCTGCTTCTGTAGAAGAGTCAACACAAGAAAATGGAAAATGGATTAGTTCATACGCTGACGTGACATTTAACAATCCGTATCCAAATAAAGAAATGCATGCGGGACTGTTGGCTGCTAAAGCCGTAAATTCTGATTTATTGGATCCAATTCGAGATCTTTATAACGAATGGCAAGCTGCAATTGAGGATGATGGAATTGATCCTGTAAAAGCAACAATCATTCGTTTAGCAACAGATGGAATTTGGTTATCGGAGCTTTTTGATATCCATCATTTAGGAGAAGATAAGAAAAAAGAAATCTATTTGAAATTGAAAAATTGGATAAATGAGTAA
- a CDS encoding GNAT family N-acetyltransferase: MTIALEKKYIPLANYFSMATKPTLTLHLTEIEKIMGQNLPNSAHLNQSWWKKTKSPSKYFHAWLDNGYTVKEFKPNRHVSFEKIDFLAKKGGNKDYANEDILLIRPAGHNDARFLAELQKNIEGESDFLLYGEEERALSTQKMRKQIIEWNQSDHSIHFLAILNGEHVGYLMVIGNEAKRAKHRAALLLGVQAHAHGKGIAVSLLQKAEEWAITKAINRLELTVSEENTPARKLFEKVGYEPEGIRKNSIIINNKLHNEIYMAKILDY; encoded by the coding sequence ATGACTATAGCGCTAGAAAAGAAATACATTCCATTAGCAAACTATTTTTCCATGGCAACAAAACCAACTCTTACGCTACACCTTACTGAAATCGAAAAGATTATGGGGCAGAACCTGCCCAATAGTGCCCACTTAAATCAAAGTTGGTGGAAAAAGACCAAATCACCTTCTAAGTATTTCCATGCTTGGCTGGATAACGGATATACGGTCAAGGAGTTCAAACCAAATCGTCATGTCAGTTTCGAAAAAATAGATTTTTTGGCTAAAAAAGGCGGAAATAAGGATTATGCCAATGAGGATATCTTGCTCATTCGACCAGCTGGACATAATGACGCCCGCTTTCTTGCAGAGTTGCAGAAAAATATAGAAGGAGAATCGGACTTTCTATTGTATGGAGAAGAGGAACGAGCACTGTCTACACAAAAAATGAGAAAGCAGATAATTGAGTGGAATCAAAGCGATCATTCAATCCACTTTCTCGCAATTTTAAATGGAGAGCATGTCGGGTATTTGATGGTCATAGGAAATGAGGCCAAGCGAGCCAAGCACCGTGCTGCCTTACTTCTGGGGGTTCAAGCTCATGCACATGGCAAAGGAATCGCTGTTTCTCTACTTCAAAAAGCAGAGGAATGGGCTATCACAAAAGCCATCAATCGTCTCGAGCTGACTGTTTCAGAAGAAAACACTCCAGCTCGGAAGCTTTTCGAAAAAGTCGGGTATGAACCGGAAGGCATTCGCAAAAACTCAATAATTATCAATAATAAACTGCACAACGAAATTTATATGGCCAAGATCTTGGACTACTAA
- a CDS encoding family 20 glycosylhydrolase — protein MQNRIKKELFKLSKHLHREATRPRLISGIILDTSRRHMSVMFLMRVIDEIQIGGGDYLQLHFSDAEGYRLFSEILGQTLTKTNDQYLVKSEILELIAYANDRDVMIVPDFDVPSHSKAWLNLVKEKFDENFYKSIVSDFDEGLVDYFDNLQATALVKHLIEEIAFLFKQDKYKGHQIFSIGGDEVPGTNNFQEEYIRFINTISGYVEQYGYKPRMWNDSLTEVGLHALNSNVEIVYWQESMLTPEVFIAQNRALHNSNFYTLVYSPSIDSINTEAITEQIDYVKSFHKSTVFCYKDNPYGEVNTRDVLKGTAYTFWTERGIELTDEQLLAQILPLIKNYLNISQN, from the coding sequence TTGCAAAACCGTATTAAAAAAGAGCTCTTTAAATTATCGAAACATCTACATAGGGAAGCCACTCGGCCACGGTTGATTAGCGGTATTATATTAGATACTTCGAGACGTCATATGTCAGTTATGTTCTTAATGCGCGTTATCGATGAAATTCAAATAGGTGGTGGAGATTATCTTCAATTACATTTTTCGGATGCAGAGGGATACCGGTTATTCTCTGAAATCCTAGGTCAGACTTTGACAAAAACAAATGATCAATACCTCGTTAAAAGCGAAATTCTAGAACTCATCGCTTATGCAAATGATAGAGATGTGATGATCGTTCCAGATTTTGATGTTCCAAGCCACTCAAAGGCGTGGTTGAACCTGGTCAAAGAAAAATTCGATGAAAACTTTTATAAATCGATCGTGTCAGACTTTGATGAGGGTTTAGTTGACTATTTTGATAACCTTCAAGCAACAGCGCTCGTTAAACATTTGATCGAGGAAATAGCCTTTTTATTTAAGCAAGACAAATATAAAGGACACCAAATATTCTCAATAGGCGGTGACGAAGTGCCAGGGACAAATAACTTCCAGGAAGAGTATATAAGGTTTATCAATACAATTTCTGGTTATGTCGAGCAATACGGCTACAAACCAAGAATGTGGAACGATTCGTTAACTGAAGTTGGGTTACATGCATTAAATTCAAATGTAGAGATCGTCTATTGGCAAGAAAGCATGTTGACCCCAGAGGTTTTTATTGCACAAAATAGAGCACTTCACAATTCAAATTTTTACACATTAGTGTACAGTCCAAGTATTGACAGTATAAATACAGAAGCTATCACGGAACAAATTGACTACGTAAAGTCGTTTCATAAATCAACTGTATTTTGTTACAAAGATAATCCTTATGGCGAAGTTAACACGCGAGATGTCCTTAAAGGTACCGCATACACATTTTGGACTGAGCGTGGAATCGAACTAACAGATGAACAATTATTAGCTCAAATTTTGCCTTTAATAAAAAACTATTTAAACATAAGTCAAAACTAA
- the pgaC gene encoding poly-beta-1,6-N-acetyl-D-glucosamine synthase, which yields MDFFSGPYGLVASFVFWYPFLMALFWMAGSILFLRTKEKKQSDIDIDGFDWPMISILVPCYNEEDTIRETIENLSGLSYPKKEIILINDGSTDQTASLLEALSKEHNEIRVIQLEQNRGKANALQVGLFASKAEYLVCVDADALLADTAPYYMIHQFFVSGERVGAVTGSPSIRNRNTLLSRMQLVEYASIIGAIKRTQRLLGKVMTVSGVVVTFRKKALVDVGLWDRDMITEDIAVSWKLQKRFWDVRYEPRAICWMLVPETLSGIWQQRIRWAQGGQEVVLRHWRILFSWKQRRLWLIFLEQCVSTIWAFSWLFITLVLVFSANAFQDLLFWLTLTSFFLVFISMIQLFISLVIDSRHNGVMRYYFWAAWYPAIYWMVNTLVVVVALPRAIKSRYKGGFAIWSSPDRGLKKS from the coding sequence ATGGATTTCTTTTCAGGACCATATGGTTTGGTCGCAAGTTTTGTTTTTTGGTACCCATTTTTAATGGCACTTTTTTGGATGGCAGGATCTATTCTTTTTTTAAGAACAAAAGAAAAGAAACAAAGTGACATCGACATAGATGGATTTGACTGGCCGATGATCAGCATTCTCGTTCCTTGTTATAACGAAGAAGATACGATTAGGGAGACAATAGAAAATCTATCTGGATTGTCATATCCAAAAAAGGAAATTATTCTAATAAATGACGGTTCAACCGATCAAACTGCTTCTCTTTTAGAGGCATTATCAAAAGAACACAATGAAATAAGAGTGATTCAACTAGAACAAAATCGAGGAAAAGCAAATGCTTTACAAGTTGGCTTATTTGCTTCTAAAGCTGAGTATTTAGTCTGCGTTGATGCAGATGCCCTTTTAGCAGATACAGCCCCTTACTATATGATTCATCAATTTTTTGTAAGCGGAGAACGAGTGGGTGCTGTTACAGGAAGTCCATCTATTCGGAACCGAAATACACTTTTGAGCCGTATGCAATTAGTTGAATATGCTTCAATTATTGGCGCGATAAAACGAACACAAAGATTGTTAGGAAAAGTAATGACGGTATCGGGAGTTGTTGTGACATTTCGTAAAAAAGCATTAGTAGATGTTGGATTATGGGACCGCGATATGATTACAGAGGACATTGCGGTTAGTTGGAAATTGCAAAAACGATTTTGGGATGTTCGCTATGAACCTCGTGCAATTTGTTGGATGCTTGTACCGGAAACACTGTCGGGTATTTGGCAACAGCGGATTCGCTGGGCGCAAGGAGGACAGGAAGTAGTTTTACGTCATTGGCGCATCTTATTCAGCTGGAAACAAAGACGGCTGTGGCTTATTTTTTTAGAGCAATGTGTTAGTACAATCTGGGCTTTTAGCTGGCTATTTATTACACTGGTCCTTGTTTTTTCAGCTAATGCATTTCAAGACCTATTGTTTTGGTTGACGTTAACTTCTTTTTTCCTTGTATTTATTAGCATGATTCAACTGTTCATCTCTCTTGTAATAGATTCTAGACATAACGGTGTGATGAGATATTATTTTTGGGCCGCATGGTATCCGGCTATTTACTGGATGGTAAACACACTGGTAGTCGTTGTCGCATTACCAAGAGCCATTAAATCTCGTTACAAAGGAGGTTTCGCAATATGGTCGAGTCCAGATCGAGGTCTAAAGAAATCATGA
- a CDS encoding polysaccharide deacetylase family protein, with the protein MKKAIKLIIILALIYTFFLFKDDIKEEVFTVNESAMSFPEELNKESCLGLNYHRVLEDTLPVRLSRWLLNSDELVKYSVLSTEFEEQLTSLVDAGAVFLSEDELLQAKKSGKFPSKCVWVSFDDIDHSVYKNAFPILKKANVPFTMFVIAGRVGDEDFSNLKMATWDQIREMEKSGLASVGSHTYKMHRFENETPIFLVPENREAFKSDLKKSIEVIEKELEITVRSFAYPYGNTDDFTAQALRDQGLEAGYILAPQTIVPTDDNFYINRVLVNDATHRKVILPFIKSQ; encoded by the coding sequence ATGAAGAAAGCGATTAAACTAATCATTATTCTAGCTTTAATATACACGTTTTTTTTGTTCAAAGATGATATCAAAGAAGAAGTGTTTACAGTAAATGAGTCAGCGATGTCTTTTCCAGAGGAGCTAAACAAAGAGAGCTGCCTAGGTTTAAACTATCACCGCGTGTTAGAGGATACTTTGCCTGTTCGATTAAGCAGGTGGCTATTAAACTCGGATGAATTGGTTAAGTACAGCGTGTTAAGTACTGAATTTGAAGAACAATTGACGTCGTTAGTCGATGCAGGAGCTGTTTTCTTGTCAGAAGACGAGTTACTTCAAGCAAAAAAATCAGGAAAATTCCCATCGAAATGTGTATGGGTTTCTTTTGATGACATCGATCACTCAGTTTACAAAAATGCCTTTCCGATTTTGAAAAAAGCAAATGTTCCATTTACCATGTTTGTCATTGCAGGACGCGTTGGAGATGAAGACTTCAGTAACTTAAAAATGGCAACATGGGATCAAATAAGAGAAATGGAAAAGAGTGGACTTGCCAGCGTGGGATCTCATACGTATAAAATGCATCGATTTGAAAACGAAACCCCTATATTTCTTGTTCCAGAAAATAGAGAGGCGTTTAAAAGCGATTTGAAAAAAAGTATTGAAGTTATTGAAAAAGAGCTTGAAATAACTGTACGTAGCTTTGCTTATCCATATGGGAATACTGATGACTTTACGGCTCAGGCACTACGGGATCAAGGACTAGAAGCAGGGTATATATTAGCACCGCAAACAATAGTGCCGACAGATGATAATTTTTACATCAATCGCGTACTTGTTAACGATGCAACACATCGCAAAGTCATTCTTCCTTTCATTAAAAGTCAGTAA